The following coding sequences lie in one Haladaptatus sp. DJG-WS-42 genomic window:
- a CDS encoding HTH domain-containing protein, whose product MSLALTRELTVEVYMRAFVPWEAQQRQRKMVETLREHAESDALNGVSVNLWSSRVGVGDDSAEDTLETVAEIEAALAETDYSMEPFFKTRPGRKHEQEKLTLPIMCVLVRDEDEICGVYPCSKPAGTESVPDLLDKLANEQALANLA is encoded by the coding sequence ATGAGTCTCGCGCTCACGAGGGAACTAACGGTGGAGGTGTACATGCGGGCGTTCGTGCCGTGGGAAGCACAACAGCGCCAGCGTAAAATGGTCGAAACACTGCGTGAACACGCAGAAAGCGACGCACTCAACGGGGTGTCGGTGAATCTCTGGAGCAGTCGCGTCGGCGTCGGTGACGATTCGGCGGAAGATACGCTCGAAACGGTCGCAGAAATCGAGGCCGCACTCGCAGAGACGGACTACTCGATGGAGCCGTTTTTCAAAACGCGTCCGGGACGCAAGCACGAACAGGAAAAACTGACCCTGCCCATCATGTGCGTGCTCGTGCGCGACGAAGACGAGATTTGCGGCGTCTACCCATGCTCGAAGCCAGCGGGGACAGAGAGCGTCCCCGACCTGCTCGATAAGCTTGCGAACGAGCAAGCGCTTGCGAACCTCGCGTAA
- the argS gene encoding arginine--tRNA ligase gives MFLSFRTDVQAALSDALASLDLPTDDLGIEEPPEDVDAVLASSVSFRLASEVGAPPPKIAHDIADAIDTDPYEYLASVQTLGPYVNFLPTDDYYGGTLAAAQSDEYGRLEPTGDSVVVEHTSANPSGPIHVGRARNPIIGDSLRRILDFAGNDVETHYYVNDAGRQMAVFTWAYETFDEDDLAAQPARDSPEYDLVRYYRKGNAFLENAAPDEVEEAEAEIATILQGIEEGDEDTYERVQYVVDTVLGGMQNTLNRLPAEFDRFVKETEFMRDGSCDDVVARLKESEYAVFEEDAWQLELDEFGIEKNLVFLRSDGTSLYTTRDLAHHEWKFANFDRAVTLLGEDHKLQADQLSCALEILGNDTSQLQSIHYSWVNLPEGGMSTRKGTGIDLDDLLDEAISRARDEVEARIDTRLRDNELTEDDIERIAEQVGIGAVRYDIVSKQPTKGITFEWEQALDFEAQSAPYVQYVHARTCGILDEAAVPTAIDASVLTAEAERALLRQIARFPAVIEEAAAELRPHIVATYTREFAEAFNRFYRECPVLKEEDESVRTARLALVAASRTTIANALSVLGIAAPTTM, from the coding sequence ATGTTCCTCTCATTCCGGACAGACGTGCAAGCGGCCCTGTCCGACGCGCTCGCCAGTCTCGACTTGCCGACGGACGACCTCGGCATCGAAGAGCCGCCAGAAGACGTAGACGCCGTGCTCGCATCGAGCGTCTCGTTTCGCCTCGCGAGCGAAGTGGGTGCGCCGCCACCGAAAATCGCCCACGACATCGCAGACGCCATCGACACCGACCCCTACGAGTATCTCGCCTCGGTGCAAACGCTCGGCCCTTATGTGAACTTTCTCCCAACTGACGATTACTACGGCGGCACCTTAGCCGCCGCCCAGAGCGACGAGTACGGGCGTTTAGAGCCAACTGGCGACTCCGTCGTCGTCGAACACACGAGCGCCAATCCGTCCGGCCCGATTCACGTCGGCCGGGCGCGCAATCCCATCATCGGCGACTCGCTGCGTCGCATCCTCGACTTTGCGGGCAATGACGTGGAAACCCACTACTACGTAAACGACGCCGGGCGCCAGATGGCCGTGTTCACGTGGGCCTACGAGACGTTTGACGAGGATGATCTGGCGGCGCAACCAGCCCGCGACAGCCCCGAATACGACCTTGTTCGCTACTACCGCAAGGGCAACGCCTTCTTGGAGAACGCCGCCCCCGACGAAGTCGAGGAGGCAGAAGCCGAAATCGCGACCATCCTCCAAGGCATCGAGGAGGGCGACGAGGACACCTACGAGCGCGTCCAGTACGTCGTCGACACCGTCCTCGGTGGGATGCAAAACACGCTCAATCGATTGCCTGCTGAGTTCGACCGGTTCGTCAAAGAGACCGAGTTCATGCGCGATGGCTCGTGTGACGACGTGGTTGCGCGGCTCAAAGAATCCGAGTACGCCGTCTTCGAAGAGGACGCGTGGCAACTCGAACTCGACGAGTTTGGCATCGAGAAAAACCTCGTCTTCCTGCGCTCTGACGGGACCTCACTCTACACCACACGCGATCTCGCCCACCACGAGTGGAAGTTCGCGAACTTCGACCGCGCCGTGACGCTGCTCGGAGAAGACCACAAACTCCAAGCAGACCAGCTCTCGTGTGCCCTCGAAATCCTCGGCAACGACACGAGCCAGCTCCAGTCGATTCACTACTCGTGGGTCAATCTCCCCGAAGGCGGGATGAGCACCCGCAAAGGCACGGGCATCGACTTAGACGACTTGCTCGATGAAGCCATCTCGCGTGCCCGCGACGAGGTCGAAGCCCGCATCGACACCCGCCTGCGCGACAACGAACTCACCGAAGACGACATCGAGCGCATCGCAGAACAGGTCGGCATCGGCGCGGTTCGCTACGACATCGTCTCGAAACAGCCAACGAAGGGCATCACCTTCGAGTGGGAACAAGCCCTCGACTTCGAAGCCCAGAGCGCACCATACGTCCAGTACGTCCACGCGCGGACGTGCGGTATCTTAGACGAGGCTGCCGTGCCAACAGCAATCGACGCGAGCGTGCTGACCGCAGAGGCAGAACGCGCCTTGCTCCGCCAGATTGCACGTTTCCCGGCGGTCATCGAAGAGGCTGCAGCAGAACTCCGTCCACACATCGTCGCCACCTATACGCGTGAGTTCGCAGAGGCGTTCAATCGCTTCTACCGCGAATGTCCGGTGCTCAAAGAAGAAGATGAATCGGTACGTACCGCGCGCCTCGCGCTGGTCGCGGCGTCACGGACGACCATCGCAAACGCGCTGTCGGTGCTCGGCATTGCCGCGCCGACCACGATGTAA
- a CDS encoding P-loop NTPase encodes MTGEIYAVAGGKGGVGKTTTAVFCGLLAHDAGHDVVVVDADLEMANIAQLCGIDVTGPTLHDVLAGEASLADTITEGSTGLSVVPGDTSIDGYANAVPSQLGAVLSDLTTEFDYVFVDTGAGLTHEGAIPLRLATKTVLVTTPLPVAVADTAKTAALTERLDGTVGGVVVTMAGDHGLSANEIAARLGSPVLATIPTDPAVTAALGADESLSSVSGPAKTAYETLLAELFESEAQSGDDEPRETDAAIEADGGADGASDEAADPQLAELTAPAETVIPDAEEPTAETSVAAPLDAEASTEAATGTKPEDADPLDDERTQNSSPETDEGDNSTGLFARLARLFG; translated from the coding sequence ATGACAGGGGAAATATACGCGGTGGCAGGCGGCAAAGGCGGCGTTGGTAAAACAACGACGGCCGTTTTCTGCGGTCTCTTGGCCCACGACGCTGGCCACGACGTGGTCGTCGTCGATGCCGACCTCGAAATGGCAAATATCGCACAGCTCTGTGGTATCGATGTGACTGGCCCGACGCTCCACGACGTCCTCGCGGGTGAGGCGTCGCTTGCTGACACGATTACCGAAGGGTCGACGGGCCTTTCGGTCGTCCCCGGAGACACCTCGATTGATGGGTATGCGAACGCCGTTCCAAGCCAACTTGGTGCGGTTCTCAGTGACCTCACCACGGAGTTCGACTACGTGTTCGTCGATACGGGCGCGGGACTCACCCACGAGGGAGCGATTCCGCTCCGCCTCGCAACGAAAACCGTGCTCGTCACCACGCCGCTTCCGGTCGCGGTTGCGGACACGGCGAAAACCGCAGCCCTCACCGAACGCCTCGACGGCACGGTCGGCGGCGTCGTGGTCACGATGGCTGGTGACCACGGGCTTTCTGCGAACGAAATCGCCGCTCGCCTCGGCTCTCCCGTGCTTGCGACCATCCCGACCGACCCCGCCGTCACTGCCGCGCTCGGTGCCGACGAATCGCTCTCGTCGGTGTCCGGCCCGGCGAAAACCGCCTACGAGACGTTGCTGGCGGAGCTTTTCGAGTCAGAGGCTCAGTCGGGAGACGACGAACCACGCGAAACGGACGCGGCAATCGAGGCAGACGGCGGCGCTGACGGAGCGAGCGATGAAGCGGCTGACCCACAGCTTGCCGAACTGACCGCGCCTGCTGAGACCGTCATCCCCGACGCTGAGGAACCGACTGCTGAGACGTCGGTCGCAGCCCCGCTCGACGCAGAAGCGAGCACGGAGGCGGCCACTGGGACAAAACCGGAAGACGCAGACCCACTTGACGACGAACGCACGCAGAACTCGTCTCCAGAAACAGACGAGGGAGACAACTCCACTGGCCTGTTCGCTCGGCTGGCTCGGCTGTTCGGCTGA
- the prf1 gene encoding peptide chain release factor aRF-1, translated as MMSREGEEMDDRRKYEFQKVIEELDEYSGSGTQLVTIYVPEDKQISDVVAHVTQEHSEAANIKSKQTRTAVQDALTSIKDRLRYYDVYPPDNGIVLFSGAIDAGGGQTDMVTQVLESPPEPVESFRYHCDSAFLTEPLSDMLVDKGLIGLIVLDRREATVGWLKGKRIEAVKSASSLVPGKQRKGGQSAQRFARLRLEAIDNFYQEVAGMADDLFVPYRHDMDGVLVGGPSPTKDEFLDGDYLHHEIQQIVIDKFDVSYTDESGLRELVDAAQDSLADHEVMKDKSQMDEFFKELHEGDLATYGFDATRRNLIMGSVDRLLISEDLRKDVVTYECSDGTEEYELLDRRKNTPTHECDDGTEAEVTAREDAIEHLMSIAEGRGTETKFISTDFEEGDQLLHAFGGIAGILRYATGV; from the coding sequence ATAATGAGCAGGGAGGGAGAAGAGATGGATGACCGGCGAAAATACGAGTTCCAAAAGGTCATCGAGGAGCTAGACGAATACTCTGGTTCCGGGACGCAACTCGTCACCATCTACGTTCCAGAAGACAAGCAGATTAGTGACGTCGTCGCCCACGTCACCCAGGAGCACAGTGAGGCGGCAAACATCAAGTCAAAGCAGACACGGACTGCGGTCCAAGACGCACTCACCAGCATCAAAGACCGGCTTCGCTACTACGACGTCTACCCGCCAGACAACGGCATCGTGCTGTTTTCGGGCGCGATTGACGCCGGTGGCGGTCAGACCGACATGGTCACGCAGGTGTTAGAGAGTCCCCCAGAACCCGTCGAATCGTTCCGGTATCACTGTGACTCCGCGTTCTTGACCGAGCCGCTCTCGGACATGCTCGTGGACAAAGGTCTCATCGGCCTCATCGTCCTCGACCGCCGCGAAGCAACCGTTGGCTGGCTCAAAGGCAAGCGCATCGAGGCCGTCAAGTCCGCCTCATCGCTCGTGCCGGGCAAACAGCGCAAAGGTGGCCAGTCCGCCCAGCGTTTCGCCCGCCTCCGGCTCGAAGCCATCGACAACTTCTATCAGGAAGTTGCCGGCATGGCAGACGACCTGTTCGTCCCGTACCGCCACGACATGGACGGCGTCCTCGTCGGCGGGCCATCGCCCACGAAAGACGAGTTCTTAGACGGCGACTACCTCCACCACGAGATTCAACAGATCGTCATCGACAAGTTCGACGTTTCCTATACCGACGAAAGTGGCCTGCGCGAACTCGTAGACGCCGCCCAGGACTCGCTCGCAGACCACGAGGTAATGAAGGACAAGTCCCAGATGGACGAGTTCTTCAAAGAACTCCACGAGGGCGACCTCGCAACCTACGGGTTCGACGCCACCCGGCGCAACCTCATTATGGGCTCCGTTGACCGACTCCTCATCAGCGAAGACCTTCGCAAGGACGTCGTGACCTACGAGTGCAGTGATGGGACCGAAGAGTACGAACTCTTAGACCGCCGCAAAAACACGCCCACCCACGAGTGTGACGACGGCACCGAAGCCGAGGTCACAGCGCGCGAAGACGCCATCGAACACCTCATGTCCATCGCAGAAGGACGCGGGACGGAAACCAAATTCATCTCGACGGACTTCGAAGAAGGCGACCAACTGCTCCACGCCTTTGGCGGCATCGCGGGCATCCTCCGCTACGCGACCGGCGTCTAA
- a CDS encoding DUF6276 family protein gives MDCPRCGEPVVAFDVPADLRDCVAGEEPVVGLCTSCLTLSPAENPDQDPDFSSISREFPTLRGAAIPMALLLGLLSSLAVNRKEIERLVERVERTGTDPLLVLDRLARDPEINAETDLRGRQTQLEQFLD, from the coding sequence ATGGACTGTCCACGCTGTGGCGAACCGGTCGTTGCCTTCGACGTGCCTGCTGACCTGCGAGACTGCGTCGCGGGCGAGGAGCCAGTCGTCGGACTTTGTACCTCGTGTCTCACCCTGTCTCCCGCGGAGAACCCCGACCAAGACCCTGACTTTTCGTCCATTAGTCGGGAGTTTCCGACGCTTCGCGGCGCGGCGATTCCGATGGCGTTGCTCCTTGGGTTGCTCTCGTCGCTCGCGGTGAATCGCAAAGAGATAGAGCGGCTTGTCGAGCGCGTCGAACGGACGGGAACCGACCCGCTGTTGGTGTTAGACCGGCTGGCACGCGACCCAGAGATAAACGCAGAGACAGACCTCAGGGGTCGGCAGACGCAACTCGAACAGTTTCTCGATTAA
- a CDS encoding V-type ATP synthase subunit D: protein MATDVKPTRKNLMAIEDRIDLSERGHGTLEKKRDGLIMEFMDILDQARDVRAGVEDNYQHAQRTINMARAMEGDVAVRGAAAALKEHPEITTQSKNIMGVVVPQIESSRVKKTLDQRGYGVLGTSARIDEAAEAYEDLLDSIILAAEVETAMKKMLDEIETTKRRVNALEFKLLPELYEGQDYIEQKLEEQEREEIFRLKKIKAKKEEEEKAERAEAEAEAAALPADD, encoded by the coding sequence ATGGCCACTGACGTCAAACCAACTCGGAAAAACCTGATGGCGATCGAAGATCGCATCGACCTCTCCGAGCGAGGCCACGGCACGCTCGAAAAGAAGCGTGACGGCCTCATCATGGAGTTCATGGACATCCTCGACCAGGCGCGCGACGTGCGCGCCGGTGTCGAGGACAACTACCAGCACGCACAGCGAACCATCAACATGGCCCGCGCGATGGAGGGCGACGTTGCGGTTCGTGGTGCCGCTGCTGCACTCAAAGAGCACCCGGAAATCACGACCCAATCGAAGAACATCATGGGCGTCGTGGTGCCACAAATCGAGTCGTCACGCGTCAAAAAGACGCTCGACCAGCGTGGCTACGGCGTGCTCGGAACCAGCGCTCGCATCGACGAAGCCGCAGAGGCGTACGAGGACCTGCTCGACAGCATCATCCTCGCCGCCGAAGTGGAGACGGCGATGAAGAAGATGCTCGACGAAATCGAGACGACCAAGCGTCGTGTCAACGCCCTCGAATTCAAGCTCCTCCCGGAGCTGTACGAGGGCCAAGACTACATCGAGCAAAAGCTCGAAGAACAAGAGCGCGAAGAGATCTTCCGGCTGAAGAAGATCAAGGCGAAGAAGGAAGAAGAAGAGAAGGCCGAACGCGCCGAAGCAGAGGCAGAGGCAGCGGCGCTGCCTGCTGACGACTGA
- a CDS encoding ATP synthase subunit B → MKEYQTITEISGPLVFVEVDEPIGYDEIVEIETPDGEIKRGQVLESSTGLVAIQVFEGTTGLNRKASVRFLGETMKMPVTEDILGRVMDGSGQPIDGGPEVVPEERRDIVGEAINPYSREYPEEFIQTGVSSVDGMNTLVRGQKLPIFSASGLPHNDLALQIARQATVPEEAGDEGEETEFAVIFGAMGITAEEANEFMEDFERTGALERSVVFMNLADDPAVERTVTPRLALTTAEYLAFDKGYHVLVILTDMTNYCEALREIGAAREEVPGRRGYPGYMYTDLATLYERAGRIKGREGSVTQIPILTMPGDDDTHPIPDLTGYITEGQIMMDRDLNSQGIEPPVNVLPSLSRLMDDGIGEGLTRDDHADVSDQMYAAYAEGEDLRDLVNIVGREALSERDNKYLDFAERFENEFIQQGYHTNRSIEETLNVGWNLLSMLPKSELNRIDEELIEKYYEDADAIEAEA, encoded by the coding sequence ATGAAAGAGTACCAGACAATCACCGAAATCAGTGGCCCGCTGGTGTTCGTCGAAGTTGACGAACCGATTGGGTACGACGAAATCGTCGAAATCGAGACGCCTGACGGCGAGATAAAGCGTGGTCAGGTGCTCGAATCGAGTACTGGTCTCGTGGCCATTCAGGTCTTCGAGGGTACCACCGGTCTGAACCGTAAGGCATCCGTTCGCTTCCTTGGCGAGACGATGAAGATGCCCGTGACCGAGGACATTCTCGGTCGCGTCATGGACGGTTCTGGCCAGCCAATCGACGGCGGGCCAGAGGTCGTCCCCGAAGAGCGCCGCGACATCGTGGGTGAGGCAATCAACCCGTACTCGCGTGAGTACCCGGAGGAGTTCATCCAGACGGGTGTCTCCTCGGTTGACGGCATGAACACCCTCGTACGCGGCCAGAAACTGCCGATTTTCTCGGCATCCGGCCTGCCACACAACGACCTCGCACTCCAGATTGCTCGACAGGCAACCGTGCCTGAGGAAGCAGGTGACGAAGGCGAGGAAACCGAATTCGCCGTGATTTTCGGCGCGATGGGCATCACCGCAGAAGAGGCAAACGAGTTCATGGAAGACTTCGAGCGCACGGGCGCACTCGAACGCTCTGTGGTCTTCATGAACCTGGCAGACGACCCCGCAGTCGAGCGGACGGTCACGCCGCGCCTCGCACTCACCACCGCAGAGTACCTCGCGTTCGACAAGGGCTACCACGTCCTCGTTATCCTCACGGACATGACCAACTACTGTGAGGCACTGCGCGAAATCGGTGCGGCACGCGAAGAGGTGCCGGGCCGTCGTGGCTACCCCGGGTACATGTACACTGACCTTGCCACGCTCTACGAGCGTGCAGGCCGCATCAAGGGTCGTGAAGGCTCCGTGACGCAGATTCCGATTCTCACGATGCCGGGTGACGACGACACGCACCCAATCCCCGACCTGACGGGCTACATCACCGAAGGCCAGATTATGATGGACCGTGACCTGAACAGTCAGGGTATCGAGCCACCAGTGAACGTGCTCCCATCGCTCTCGCGTCTCATGGACGACGGGATTGGCGAGGGCCTCACCCGCGACGACCACGCGGACGTCTCAGACCAGATGTACGCCGCGTACGCAGAGGGTGAAGACCTTCGTGACCTCGTGAACATTGTGGGCCGTGAGGCACTCAGTGAACGCGACAACAAGTACCTCGACTTCGCAGAGCGCTTCGAAAACGAGTTCATCCAGCAGGGCTACCACACCAACCGTTCGATTGAGGAGACCCTCAACGTTGGCTGGAACCTGCTGTCGATGCTGCCAAAAAGCGAACTCAACCGTATCGACGAAGAGCTCATCGAAAAGTACTACGAGGACGCAGACGCCATCGAGGCGGAGGCATAA
- a CDS encoding ATP synthase subunit A, translated as MSQATESDTVREDGVIESVSGPVVTATDLEARMNDVVYVGQEGLMGEVIEIEGNLTTIQVYEETSNVAPGEPVESTGEPLTVDLGPGMLYSIYDGVQRPLDVLEEKMGAFLDRGVDAPGVDLEKTWEFSPTVEEGDEVTSGDIVGTVPETESIEHKVMVPPDFEGGVVAAVESGNFNVEETVVELENGEQITMLQEWPVRKARPSVTKKTPREPLVTGQRIQDGLFPIAKGGTAAIPGPFGSGKTVTQQQLAKWSDADIVVYIGCGERGNEMTEVIDDFPNLEDPKTGKPLMSRTCLIANTSNMPVAARESCVYTGITIAEFYRDMGYDVALMADSTSRWAEAMREISSRLEEMPGEEGYPAYLSARLSQFYERAGMFENLNGTDGSISVVGAVSPPGGDFSEPVTQNTLRIVKTFWALDADLAERRHFPSINWNESYSLYREQLDPWFVENVTEDWPETRQWAVDVLDEETELREIVQLVGKDALPADQQLTLEVARYLREAFLQQNAFHDVDTFCPPEKTYRIIQAIKTFNDEAFKALDTGLPVEEITSIDAAPRLNRIGTAEDYNEFVDDLEAELTEQLRELY; from the coding sequence ATGAGCCAAGCAACCGAATCCGACACCGTCCGTGAAGATGGTGTCATCGAGAGCGTGAGTGGTCCTGTTGTGACCGCCACGGACCTCGAAGCCCGAATGAACGACGTCGTGTACGTCGGCCAGGAAGGGCTGATGGGCGAGGTCATCGAAATCGAAGGTAACCTGACAACGATTCAGGTCTACGAGGAAACGTCCAACGTCGCGCCCGGCGAACCGGTCGAAAGTACCGGCGAACCGCTCACCGTCGACCTCGGACCGGGGATGCTGTATTCCATCTACGATGGTGTCCAGCGCCCACTCGACGTCCTTGAAGAGAAGATGGGCGCGTTCCTCGACCGCGGTGTCGACGCCCCCGGCGTCGACTTAGAAAAGACGTGGGAGTTCTCCCCAACCGTCGAAGAAGGCGACGAAGTCACCTCCGGTGACATCGTCGGGACGGTTCCGGAGACCGAGAGTATCGAGCACAAAGTGATGGTTCCACCGGACTTCGAAGGCGGCGTCGTTGCCGCAGTCGAGTCGGGCAACTTCAACGTCGAAGAGACGGTCGTCGAACTCGAAAACGGCGAGCAAATCACGATGCTCCAAGAGTGGCCCGTGCGTAAGGCACGCCCGTCGGTCACCAAGAAGACCCCGCGCGAACCGCTCGTCACGGGTCAGCGCATCCAGGACGGTCTGTTCCCAATCGCAAAGGGTGGGACGGCCGCCATCCCCGGCCCGTTCGGTTCGGGGAAGACGGTTACCCAGCAGCAACTCGCCAAGTGGTCTGACGCAGACATCGTTGTCTACATCGGCTGTGGCGAGCGCGGCAACGAGATGACCGAGGTCATCGACGACTTCCCGAACCTGGAAGACCCAAAGACCGGGAAGCCGCTCATGAGCCGTACCTGCCTCATCGCAAACACGTCCAACATGCCTGTCGCCGCGCGTGAGTCCTGTGTGTACACGGGAATCACCATCGCAGAGTTCTACCGCGACATGGGCTACGACGTTGCACTGATGGCAGACTCCACGTCTCGCTGGGCAGAAGCAATGCGCGAAATCTCCTCGCGTCTCGAAGAGATGCCCGGTGAGGAAGGCTACCCAGCATACCTCTCCGCGCGTCTCTCCCAGTTCTACGAGCGCGCCGGGATGTTCGAGAACCTGAACGGCACGGACGGTTCGATTTCCGTTGTGGGCGCAGTCAGCCCACCGGGCGGTGACTTCTCAGAGCCAGTCACGCAGAACACTCTGCGTATCGTCAAGACGTTCTGGGCGCTCGACGCAGACCTTGCAGAGCGTCGTCACTTCCCATCCATCAACTGGAACGAGTCGTACTCGCTCTACCGTGAGCAGCTCGACCCATGGTTCGTCGAGAACGTCACCGAAGACTGGCCGGAGACGCGCCAGTGGGCGGTTGACGTGCTCGACGAGGAGACGGAACTGCGCGAGATTGTCCAGCTCGTCGGTAAGGACGCCCTCCCCGCAGACCAGCAGCTGACCCTCGAGGTCGCTCGCTACCTGCGTGAGGCATTCCTCCAGCAGAACGCGTTCCACGACGTGGACACCTTCTGCCCACCGGAGAAGACCTACCGCATCATCCAGGCAATCAAGACGTTCAACGACGAGGCGTTCAAGGCGCTCGACACGGGGCTTCCTGTCGAGGAAATCACCTCCATTGACGCCGCGCCACGTCTGAACCGCATCGGGACGGCCGAGGACTACAACGAGTTCGTAGACGACCTCGAAGCCGAACTCACCGAACAACTCCGGGAGCTCTACTAA
- a CDS encoding V-type ATP synthase subunit F: MSQEIAVIGSPDFTTGFRLAGVRKFENVADEDKEADLDAAVERILEDENVGIVVMHDPDLEYLSRNVRNDVETSVEPTLVTLGGGAGSGGLRDKIKRAIGIDLMEQD; this comes from the coding sequence ATGAGCCAGGAAATTGCCGTCATTGGAAGCCCCGACTTCACGACGGGCTTTCGGCTTGCGGGTGTCCGCAAGTTCGAGAACGTCGCAGACGAGGACAAAGAGGCCGACCTCGACGCCGCCGTCGAGCGCATCCTCGAAGACGAGAACGTCGGCATCGTCGTGATGCACGACCCCGACCTCGAGTACCTCTCGCGCAACGTTCGCAACGACGTCGAAACAAGCGTTGAACCGACGCTCGTGACACTCGGAGGTGGCGCCGGCAGTGGCGGCCTCCGTGACAAGATCAAGCGGGCTATCGGTATCGACCTGATGGAGCAAGACTAA
- a CDS encoding V-type ATP synthase subunit C → MKARVTDTSSNYEYVTARVRSRRASLFSEEDYRKLVRMGPGEIARFMEETEYEAEMNALGSRFSGVDLIEFALNRNLAKHFNDLLRFADGKLYDYIARYLRKFDAWNVKTIIRGIYSDAAREDVEADLVRAGEFSDDFLARLTEASDIEDVVEMTSGTIFGKPLAAAYPEYEEKGVLVPLENAIDRAFYGTLVNALPPEPDRATGLYVEFLRAEIDFRNIRNALRLARSGADVDPSEYFIEGGRLFSGTELRQLVSNTDELVARIRDSPYGDDLSVALDELEAADSLIAFEHALDAALLEYSDHLSHAFPLSVCPVLAYILAKEREVENIRAIARGLEAGLEADEIEDELVIQ, encoded by the coding sequence ATGAAGGCACGGGTGACCGACACCAGTTCAAACTACGAGTACGTCACTGCACGTGTTCGGTCGCGCCGGGCATCGCTGTTCAGCGAAGAGGACTACCGCAAACTCGTCCGGATGGGACCGGGGGAGATTGCGCGCTTTATGGAGGAGACAGAGTACGAAGCGGAGATGAACGCGCTCGGCTCTCGCTTTAGCGGGGTCGACCTCATCGAATTCGCACTCAACCGCAACTTGGCGAAGCACTTCAACGACCTGCTTCGCTTCGCGGACGGCAAACTGTACGACTACATCGCACGCTACCTCCGCAAGTTCGACGCCTGGAACGTCAAGACGATTATCCGCGGCATCTACTCAGATGCTGCCCGCGAAGACGTAGAGGCCGACCTTGTTCGTGCAGGAGAGTTCAGCGACGACTTCCTCGCACGCCTCACCGAGGCGAGCGACATAGAGGACGTCGTCGAGATGACGTCGGGAACGATTTTCGGCAAGCCACTCGCTGCCGCGTACCCCGAATACGAGGAAAAGGGCGTGCTCGTCCCGCTCGAAAACGCCATCGACCGTGCCTTCTACGGCACGTTGGTGAACGCGTTGCCTCCAGAACCAGACCGCGCAACGGGACTCTACGTCGAGTTCCTCCGCGCAGAGATTGACTTCCGTAACATCCGCAACGCGCTTCGGCTCGCCCGGAGTGGCGCGGACGTAGACCCCTCTGAATACTTTATCGAGGGCGGACGTCTCTTCTCTGGGACGGAACTGCGCCAACTCGTCAGTAACACCGACGAGCTGGTCGCGCGCATCCGCGATAGTCCGTACGGCGACGACCTTTCTGTGGCACTCGACGAGTTAGAAGCTGCAGACAGCCTCATCGCGTTCGAGCACGCGCTCGACGCAGCCCTTCTCGAATACTCAGACCACCTGAGCCACGCCTTCCCGCTGTCGGTGTGCCCGGTGCTCGCGTACATCCTCGCCAAAGAGCGCGAGGTCGAGAACATCCGCGCCATCGCACGCGGCCTTGAGGCAGGACTCGAAGCAGACGAAATTGAAGACGAACTGGTGATACAATGA
- a CDS encoding V-type ATP synthase subunit E yields the protein MSLETVVEDIREEARARAENIRAEGEERAEELVSEAESDATDILDEQEREVEREIKQMREQKLSSAKLEAKQKRLEARRNVLAEVRADVEAAVAGLEGDRREELTRELLEDASTEFDDSDDVTVYGRDDDAALLETLADDYGYTYGGEYECLGGVVLESEASRIRVNNTFDSVLDSVWENNLKETSERLFDQ from the coding sequence ATGAGTCTCGAGACAGTTGTTGAGGATATCCGGGAAGAAGCCCGCGCGCGTGCGGAAAACATACGCGCAGAGGGCGAGGAGCGTGCCGAAGAGCTTGTCTCTGAGGCCGAATCCGACGCCACGGACATTCTTGACGAACAAGAACGGGAAGTAGAGCGCGAAATCAAGCAGATGCGAGAGCAGAAGCTGTCGAGTGCGAAGCTTGAGGCCAAACAAAAGCGCCTCGAAGCACGCCGCAACGTCCTCGCTGAGGTTCGTGCGGACGTTGAAGCCGCCGTCGCAGGCCTTGAAGGCGACCGTCGCGAGGAACTCACCCGTGAGTTGCTCGAAGACGCAAGCACCGAGTTCGACGACAGCGACGATGTCACGGTCTATGGCCGCGACGACGACGCTGCCCTGCTCGAAACCCTCGCAGACGACTACGGCTACACCTACGGAGGCGAGTACGAGTGCCTCGGTGGCGTCGTCCTCGAAAGCGAGGCGTCGCGCATTCGGGTCAACAACACGTTTGACTCGGTGCTCGACAGCGTCTGGGAGAACAACCTGAAAGAAACAAGCGAACGGTTATTCGACCAATGA